GAACAGACCAGGCATGTGAACGAGTAGAGGAGAGTGCCAGGGGACAGTTCATCATCCAGGATGAGCAGGACCGGGTGGTCTACAGCTACTCAGCTTTCCACTTTGTCTTCTTCCTTGCCTCGCTCTATGTTATGATGACACTCACCAACTGGTTCAGGtagggctctgtgctgctgtccagccctccctgctctccctccaaACCTCTGTGATGGGCTGTGATGGTATCACTGAGCTGGCACATGCTGGGGATGCTTGGGGCTCTGTGCCCACAGGCCAGCACTGCTCCAGTGGCAGCTGTGCAGTGCAGCAAGAAGGGCTGGAGGGCCCATGGCAGAAGGAACATGGCTGGGCACGTggccacagggacacagggtgacctggtggctgcagctggCAATGGAACCCCGTGTTGGCATCCCTTGGACACCCAGTCCTGCCCTCTCCCACCAGCTATGAGAATGCAGTGCTGGAGACCACCTTCACACATGGCAGCTGGTCAACCTTCTGGGTGAAGGTGTCCTCGTGCTGGGCTTGTGTCCTGCTCtacctgtggctgctgctgagcccctTCTGTCTCCATGGCTCCCCACAGCACCGGCACAGCAGTACAGGGCCACGCATCGTGCGGCGCCGACGTGCTCCACAGCGCATCACCGTCTCCACATAGTCCCTGCCAGGACAAACCGCCAAGGGCTGGTCCCTGCCgtgccctgtgcctgtgctctggcccctcctcaccccctgtcccagaagaaagcagcaTCTGAAGGGCTGAGGGGTACATGGGAGGTGGATGCTCCCAGGGATAGTGGTCCTGTGCTGAGCCAGAGCCACCCAAAGGGCCAGAGCAAGCGGGTGGTGGGTGCTCAGCCCACAGCCCGGTTGCCCTAGCCCCACTGGGTGCACTGGAGAAGCAGggccctgctctggctgccacTGCCATAGTGCATTCACTGTAAATACCAGCttcaatacatttttatataaaactCTGAACTGAGCCTGTGCCGTTGCCCTGTGCAGGCTGCTGCcatggggatggggagagggggTGCCAGCCCTGTGAAACACCCTGAGTCAGCAACACCCCACAGAGCCTGTGGGGCGGGGGGGTTCTGCCAgacccctgtgctgctggcagtgcaggcCGTCCTCAGGGGAATCCTTGTTCATGCCTTGCTCATGCCTGCTGCAAGCACAGGCCACTGGGCGGCCTGCCCAGTCTCTGGCATGGCCCTCCACTGGCAACTGCTGCAACACCAGGTGTCCTTGGGGCTCCCCAGATgcctcagccccacacagcccctgtgccagctgtAGGCAGGACCCATGAGGCTCTCTAGGAGGATGCTGGCTCCCTGATGGAGACCTGCAGAGGGCATTCGTGAGGTACATCAGGGTGGTGCAGCATGGCCATACAACAGCAGGGGAGCAGCCACTGGGACAACCAGGAATGTGCACCTGCTCAGGGCTGCCGCTGCTGCCCTCACAGCCTGCCTTGGGCTGAGCCCAGGTGCTCCCTCACACCAGGACAGTGAGCAGAAGCctctgggagagcagcaccCCAGCTCAGCTCATACCCAGGCCTGCTGGAATTGTCATCCATGCAGGAAGAGAGCACCCAcgacaggagcagaggagggcagGGTGCTGTGTGCTGCCATGGATGACCCCCATGAGGTGCAAGCAGGCAGGCTGGCTCAGCTGCCCTCACTCACCTACCAGCATCCTGGCTCACAGCACATGAGGACTGACGTGAGCCACTGGATCTGGAAGCCACAAAGccctccccaccccatcccagggTATGGTAGTGCTGAAcaccctcagctctgcagaggcacCATGCTGGCTGAGCAATGGAATGCAGAGGGACAGCATGTGGCCCCCTCCCTGAGCACTGCCTTTCACACAGGACCCGGGGGAATGGCTACCCATGTCACCAGTACAACCTCCCAGGCAGACAGGGAGCTGGCTTGCAGAACAACTGGCcttgggcagctgcagagctccctgagcagcttcCTCAGGGTCCACCAGTAGATCAAGGACATCAAAGGTGGGAGGGGTCCAAGAGGCACCCAGCAcccaggagaggggcaggagccTTAGAGCTTTCAGGGGGGTGGAATGTGCTGTGCCCTGACCTGTCCTAGGGAACAGGAAtaaggcaggcaggagctgggctaCTGCCAGGCAAGGGGGGCAGGAGAAATGACTGTGCTTCCCCCAGCATCCTCCCTTTTCCCGGTGTTTCCATCAGGCCTGGAACCACATTTGGCTCCCAGGCTCAGGCATGGTGTGAGGCAGCCAATGTGGCCATAGGCTGCCAGCCTCAGAGAGCCCCATGCCACCTTTCTATCCTGCAGGACATGGAGCAGCCGCAGCCATTGATGCTGGTGGGGAACAAGATGGACCTGTGACCTCGGCCTGGCAGAGGAGATCCACACAGACCACAGGTGGCAACTGGCCatggtgagcagcagctcctcagagcccCCGGGATAACCAGGGCCCCAGTGACAcccactgccagccccaggcCCACGGCTGCTTATTCTGGGAGACCAGCGTGGTGGAGTTGGGGCTGCATCCGGCTCGGTGAGGAACGCAGGCTGCCGCGGGACCAGTCCCCGTGCTGCCAGATCGGGCGGACACCACCATTctggccctgcagggagctgaagAAGCCGATGGGCACCGGCCTCAGCACTAGGCTGGCCCTCATCGCCATGCCGACGTCTCCGCGCTGCTACCCGGAGCAGCTACAGCTAGGCCCGCCCCGGCCGTGCCGCAGCGCGGTTCCCCCCGGTGCGCAGGCCCGGCCGCCATCTCTCCACCGCCGCCCTCCGACCGGCCCTGGGCCCCGGCTGCGCCCCGGTCCGCTCCAGCGCCATGCCTTCCAGCTTCGTTCCTCGAGGCTCCTAGCTCTTCCACCCGCCCCGGGGCGTCCGGCCCTCAGCCCCCGCGCTGATCCTCGGGTGCTGCCCCAAAGACCGCCCAGGCCCGACCCCACCTTTGTTCCTCACCGTCAAGATGCCGCCGCTTGTCTCAGCCACGGCCGCGCTCGGTCCTCCTCTCCGCGGAAGCTACTGCTCCGCCAGCACCACCCATGCTCGCCCACCCCGCGCCCGGCGCACGGACGAGCAGACGCAGCGTGCAGGGCTCCACAGCTACTTTAATAGGGGACGGCGCCGCAGGGCGCGGGGCGATGCCGGGGGTCCCGACGGGACCCGGCCTGGGGCGGCGCGGGGCATCCTGACGGCGGGACCGGCCCTGGGGCGGCGGCCCGGCACGGCCGCCCGCTACTTGTTGCCTTCCTTCTTCTCGTCGGccttcttctgcttctgctgcatgATCTCCGAGTCCCtgcggggagcgcggcggggctggcggcggggccggcacCGCCGCGGGGCGGGAgcagggagcggggcgggggaagccggcggggccggcccggcgcTCACCTCTGCTTGCGGGCGGCAGCCGAGAGCCCGTCGTCCCGCCGCTTGCCCTTGCCCGAGTCGCTCTGCTTCTTCAGATTCTTCTGCCGCGCCAGTTCGCGCTGGTTTCCGCCTGCCACGGCGCGGCCGCCTCAGCGCGGCCCGGTCCCGCTTGCGGGCCGCGGAGCGACCCCCCACACCCCGGCTAACCACTGCCCGCAGGGCGGGTCCCTGCGCAGCGGCGGATCATGGGGCATGGCCCCTGACCCCGGCCCCACCGCACTCCTGGGTCCCAGAAAGgccccccaccaccaccccgGCCCACTGTACGCGTCAACCCAACCCCAGCCCCCTTTCTTGCTTTCCTTGCCCCCCCCGACTCACGGGTCATGGCGCCGCTCCCTCCCACCTCCACTCCACCGCCACGTCCCGCACTGACCCCCCCCcacgccccgccccgcgccgtGCTTTAAGGGATGCCACAGCCAATCATTGCGCCGATCCGTCCCCCCGCTGCACTCCCATTGGTGCGTCTCTCCGGCAAGGCCCCGCCTGATTGGCCGGGGGCTATGGCCTCCCTTCTGCCGGCGGGGGCGAAAAAGCCGGAAGGTTGGGCGCAAGCGCCGCAGCCGCCCCCGCGCGACAGGATGCGTGGCGTGGGAGAACCGCCCCCCGGCGTGACGTCATGAGGCGTGcgggcagctctgccaagggGGAGAGTGATGCGGACGGTGCGGGACGGGGGCTGGGGCGCGGGGCGCCGTCCCGCTCCTCCCTCAGCCCTCCTCCCGCAGAGTTCTCCGCCCCAGGGAGTGTGGGGCGATGCGGGAAGGACGGTACGAGAGCTCTTCTATCTCCTCGGTCAGGCTCTGGAGCGCTGCGGGGCCGCTCAGATCGCTCCTTCCgccgcgggcggcgcgggggatCTACGGGAAGGGAAGACTGTAAGCGCTGTCCGCGCCAAGAGGGTGCGGGACGGGCATCCGTCCCTTCGCAGTTCGATTCGCCTACGCACGCAGGGCTCGGCAGCGGCATCGGGTCGTGGCGGGGATTCTGCGGGGCGTCGTTGGATGGGAGGCTCTTGCGCTTCGCCAGCCGTGAGAGTTCGGTGTGGATCACCTGCGGGCGAGGGGCGGCTGCGGTAGGACACCCGACCATCCCAGCACCGACTCCTGCGGGATCCTCTCCCTCCTTATCGCTCCTGGTACCAGGTACCGTAGGACCACCGCCTGCCCTCGCACCCCGCCTCACACACCTTGTTGGCCGGGTCCAGCTCCAGAGCTCTCTTCAGGACCACCACCGCCTCTGCGTCCcggccctgctctgccagcagctgcgGGGAGAGGAGCGGAGCGTAGCTGGGCGGCCgggctgaggggagcggggTGGTGTGGGGCAATACGAGTCCCACCTGTCCGCGCCGGAGCAACGCCCGACCGTTGTCGGGGCTGATCCGCAGGGCCGCCTCGCAGGCCGCCAGCGCCTCCTCCGCCCGCCCCAGTTTCAACTCGGCGGCCGCGCAGTTGTTGAGGCACTTCACGCGCT
This region of Hirundo rustica isolate bHirRus1 chromosome 13, bHirRus1.pri.v3, whole genome shotgun sequence genomic DNA includes:
- the SERF2 gene encoding small EDRK-rich factor 2 → MTRGNQRELARQKNLKKQSDSGKGKRRDDGLSAAARKQRDSEIMQQKQKKADEKKEGNK